Proteins from a genomic interval of Pseudomonas versuta:
- a CDS encoding phage regulatory CII family protein, with the protein MSRIALSCTQRARREILPLDLALYHAARDYPGGAAAIAATTGRNPTTLQHKLSPTHPNHAVNIQEFAEILELTKDRRILDAVHALVGDTIWQELAEAYTDDMPETLTTGLAAYFRQVADLADTWAKSIGDGAISDSELAAIRLQVFRGIQGLLSLYNRACYVNSTTRGTDRG; encoded by the coding sequence ATGAGCCGTATTGCTCTTAGTTGCACCCAGCGAGCGCGCCGCGAAATTCTGCCGCTCGATTTGGCGCTCTACCACGCTGCCCGAGACTACCCGGGCGGTGCTGCTGCCATCGCTGCCACCACAGGCCGCAATCCCACCACGCTGCAGCACAAACTCTCCCCGACACATCCAAACCACGCAGTAAATATTCAAGAGTTTGCCGAGATCCTGGAACTGACCAAAGACCGCCGCATCCTTGATGCGGTGCACGCGCTGGTGGGCGACACGATCTGGCAGGAACTGGCTGAGGCTTACACCGACGACATGCCGGAGACGCTGACCACCGGTCTTGCCGCGTATTTTCGACAGGTTGCCGACCTGGCTGATACCTGGGCAAAAAGCATCGGAGACGGTGCGATCAGTGACAGCGAGCTGGCAGCCATTCGCCTGCAAGTGTTTCGCGGCATTCAGGGGCTGCTGTCGTTGTACAACCGTGCCTGTTACGTCAACTCGACCACGCGGGGTACCGACCGTGGCTGA
- a CDS encoding TraR/DksA C4-type zinc finger protein: MADIADFANDLVQERIDRALAARKAKPVFESYEFCVDCDSTIPLPRRLAVTNCTRCTECEQLNEQIGTRYAR, encoded by the coding sequence GTGGCTGATATCGCAGATTTTGCTAACGACCTGGTGCAGGAGCGCATCGACAGGGCACTAGCCGCGCGCAAAGCGAAACCGGTGTTCGAGTCTTACGAGTTCTGCGTGGATTGCGACTCGACCATTCCTTTGCCCCGTCGTCTTGCCGTGACTAATTGCACCCGTTGCACCGAGTGCGAGCAACTTAATGAACAGATAGGTACCCGTTATG